A window of the Nitrosopumilus ureiphilus genome harbors these coding sequences:
- a CDS encoding glycosyltransferase, protein MNVCNFFSSPIGLGHVTRDIAIVNNFENITTNFVTGSGAAKILKNLHFKVQDVYNPPSFIVENGTLKNSAKWLWNYYNYYKECKSISEKILPTDNPNLVISDEDFASLTVAQLMKIPTVLITDILETHFTKGLASLIERKMNKSMQEICKKCDLVILPEHGDDDDNIKRVGPIVRTTNHSRDELREKFSFKGKTVVVSIGGTDAGLFLIEKALESISKINQDIKVILVSGPAVTRKFENVTNLGFVDNLHELIFAADLLISLAGKSTIDEANAYGTPAIFIPIKGHFEQEDNAREQGFVFDDVKRLDALILEKLEEKRNQVSTDGAKTASNIIKKLI, encoded by the coding sequence ATGAATGTTTGTAATTTTTTTTCTAGTCCTATTGGATTAGGACATGTGACTCGAGATATTGCAATTGTAAATAATTTTGAAAATATCACAACAAACTTTGTAACAGGAAGTGGAGCTGCTAAAATTCTAAAAAATTTGCATTTTAAAGTTCAAGACGTATACAATCCTCCCTCATTTATTGTTGAAAATGGAACTCTAAAGAATTCAGCAAAATGGCTTTGGAATTATTATAACTATTATAAAGAATGCAAAAGTATCTCAGAGAAGATTCTGCCTACTGATAATCCAAATTTAGTAATCAGTGATGAAGATTTTGCGTCATTGACTGTTGCACAACTAATGAAAATCCCAACAGTACTAATTACTGATATCTTGGAGACCCATTTTACTAAAGGACTAGCATCATTAATTGAGAGAAAAATGAACAAGTCAATGCAAGAAATTTGTAAAAAATGTGATCTAGTAATTCTTCCTGAACATGGGGATGATGATGATAATATAAAAAGAGTAGGGCCAATTGTTAGAACTACAAATCACTCAAGAGATGAATTACGAGAAAAATTCTCATTTAAAGGAAAAACAGTTGTTGTTTCCATAGGTGGAACAGATGCAGGACTATTTCTAATTGAAAAAGCATTAGAATCTATTTCAAAAATTAATCAAGACATCAAAGTCATACTAGTATCTGGTCCAGCAGTTACTAGGAAATTTGAAAATGTCACAAATTTGGGGTTTGTTGATAATTTGCACGAACTGATTTTTGCTGCAGATTTGTTAATTTCGCTGGCTGGAAAATCAACAATAGATGAGGCAAATGCATACGGCACACCTGCAATATTCATTCCAATAAAAGGTCATTTTGAACAAGAAGACAATGCACGAGAACAAGGATTTGTTTTTGATGATGTCAAAAGATTAGATGCGCTAATTTTAGAAAAACTTGAAGAAAAGAGAAACCAAGTAAGTACGGATGGTGCAAAAACTGCATCAAATATTATTAAAAAATTAATCTGA
- a CDS encoding CAAX protease has translation MIHEIKDINPKTWLRPFQKTSTFYLLKMGLFYHGLGLILMYAGSFFAKSVISDYEIPQFPVSIILAISSGLLEESIFFGMPYYMTGNPLILLGTGIVWSASHLFSSGIFSVETLAYGGFLLTIPHIFFSIRTWISNKGWFAILFHSAWNFIFLILYCMWGLRQCSILNDTYDILNFIMAISAGVIVYLAYSSKKKHVNRFLYLIPVGIIFISILILFSNNVIF, from the coding sequence ATGATTCATGAAATTAAGGACATCAACCCCAAAACATGGCTAAGACCATTCCAGAAAACCAGCACATTTTATCTTCTAAAAATGGGCTTGTTCTATCACGGATTAGGCTTGATTTTGATGTATGCAGGTTCTTTTTTTGCTAAAAGTGTCATTTCAGACTATGAGATACCGCAATTTCCTGTATCAATAATCCTTGCAATAAGTTCAGGACTGTTAGAGGAGTCAATATTTTTTGGAATGCCTTACTATATGACTGGCAATCCGCTCATACTACTTGGTACAGGAATTGTTTGGTCTGCATCACACTTGTTTAGTTCAGGAATATTCTCAGTTGAGACACTGGCATATGGGGGATTTCTTTTAACCATTCCACACATTTTTTTTAGTATCAGAACATGGATTAGCAATAAAGGATGGTTTGCAATACTGTTTCATTCTGCATGGAACTTTATTTTCTTGATTCTTTATTGCATGTGGGGGTTACGTCAGTGCAGTATTCTCAATGACACATATGATATTCTAAATTTCATCATGGCAATATCAGCAGGAGTTATTGTATATCTTGCATATAGCAGCAAGAAAAAACATGTCAATAGATTTTTGTATCTCATTCCTGTTGGAATAATATTTATTTCAATTCTGATTTTGTTTTCAAATAACGTTATCTTTTAA
- a CDS encoding ATP-binding protein: protein MKIAEKISLLILFFSVVIISSGIISLSYLHNISLPLENEIPMALTGLSDSSHLLSHAYLIEYYDEVLTQSARNYAFTQNIMWKERYYENEPKLNFEITSALEDGTDKTNNIFSQINDANIRLVELEHISLNLVDDDKSEEAIIVLESTEYWNLKQKYQKGLIEFRELTNTQYSDATETSLITLESVTLMTSKQTQTAFQSTIILIFIFLIVTTSFSYFSLKSTTLSITELRNNVNKITTKNLDINLEPSGDDEIKDLAKDIKIMYDELIANEKKLLKNERSVAIGELSARLAHDLRNPLSVLKTSLENIKLAYGEKNNLVQSYKRMDNAIERMTHQLEEVMDFVREKPITLTSNSLFDILDSSINALNVPESVKITYPKDDLTINCDPHLMSTVFLNIILNGIQAIDEKGQIDISASQDDDSLKIIFTNSGSPIPPEILSKIFDPLFTTKQKGTGLGLASCKTIVESHGGSIRVNNNPTSFKIILPKPTKII from the coding sequence ATGAAAATTGCAGAAAAAATATCTTTATTGATCTTATTTTTTTCTGTAGTTATAATTTCATCAGGTATTATTTCACTTTCTTATTTGCATAACATATCATTACCACTTGAAAATGAAATTCCCATGGCACTAACTGGATTATCTGATTCTTCACATTTGCTATCTCATGCATATTTGATAGAATACTATGATGAAGTTCTTACACAATCTGCTAGAAATTATGCATTTACACAGAATATAATGTGGAAGGAACGATATTATGAAAACGAGCCAAAACTAAACTTTGAAATCACTAGTGCACTGGAAGATGGAACTGATAAAACAAACAATATTTTTTCTCAGATTAATGATGCTAATATTCGTCTAGTGGAATTAGAACATATCTCATTGAATTTAGTGGATGATGACAAAAGTGAGGAGGCAATCATAGTTCTTGAAAGTACGGAATACTGGAATCTAAAACAAAAATATCAAAAAGGATTGATTGAATTTAGAGAATTAACAAATACTCAATATTCTGATGCAACAGAAACCTCGCTTATCACACTAGAATCAGTAACATTAATGACTTCAAAACAAACACAAACAGCTTTTCAATCAACCATTATACTGATATTTATTTTTCTAATAGTGACTACTTCATTTAGTTATTTTTCATTAAAATCCACTACCTTATCAATTACTGAACTTAGAAACAATGTAAATAAAATAACCACAAAAAATTTGGACATAAATCTTGAACCTTCTGGTGATGATGAGATTAAAGATCTTGCAAAAGACATCAAAATTATGTATGATGAATTAATAGCTAATGAAAAAAAATTACTAAAAAATGAACGTTCAGTTGCTATTGGAGAACTGTCTGCAAGACTAGCTCATGATTTGCGTAATCCTCTCAGTGTTTTAAAAACAAGTCTAGAAAATATCAAATTGGCATATGGTGAGAAAAATAATTTAGTACAAAGTTATAAGAGAATGGATAATGCGATTGAACGAATGACACATCAGCTTGAAGAAGTAATGGATTTTGTCAGAGAAAAACCAATTACATTGACAAGTAATAGTTTGTTTGATATTTTAGATTCTTCAATTAATGCTCTAAATGTTCCAGAATCTGTTAAAATAACATATCCAAAAGACGATTTAACAATAAACTGTGATCCGCATTTAATGTCAACTGTTTTTTTAAATATCATTCTCAATGGAATTCAAGCCATAGATGAAAAAGGCCAAATTGATATATCCGCTTCACAGGATGATGACTCATTAAAGATTATTTTTACTAATTCAGGTTCTCCAATCCCACCTGAAATTCTCTCTAAAATCTTTGACCCATTATTTACCACAAAACAAAAAGGAACAGGATTAGGTTTGGCAAGCTGTAAAACAATTGTTGAAAGTCATGGTGGTTCAATACGTGTAAATAATAATCCTACAAGTTTTAAGATAATACTTCCTAAACCAACAAAAATTATTTAG
- a CDS encoding DUF790 family protein, giving the protein MLSSELLRTRISRGKIMPLFCTADFGNGTDYELANKLIVLFTNAHKDRQCKGDLLQKIGLLESEYDYKLVRGFFALLERRSVFGRLNSSSIATPMFIRQKLFEESSKQGLALSDSQRQDIIQQIANQMHISPDDVETIMWSDKDENLVLTQFDIISPKDLILWYNLSLFQTLLFKCTRLEFYVKGGLYWKQVLRNVKRYGLMYNLEYDSEDGNDVDSIKCVLEGPLSLFKMTDRYGISMAKLLPSIVGTPTWKINGSIVKRTDDGQKIYSFELSNDNTKEFLRSTIDTAYQNNDDARNDDYVYDSSTEAAFAKRFHQHFDQHDKFGWKISREPDPLIADGKAMIPDFLFERFGRKVYLEIVGFWTKEYLERKAAKLQVIFDDNHKKNTNNKNIDLLVAVNSELACSQIETISKDRVFTFKKDVSIKPILEHLKKIDAEITREKIDDTQIKLDVNNLDLISITKIAQEYAIPETAALKIIHTDFPDVYVEIGSYLISKEKTNIVNISLDGISKFVQACTVMKSHNIPDSCHADLLSKLGYDVVWVDLDPNNATIIKK; this is encoded by the coding sequence ATGCTTTCATCTGAACTTTTGCGTACCAGAATTAGTCGAGGTAAGATAATGCCTTTATTTTGTACTGCTGACTTTGGCAACGGTACTGATTACGAACTTGCCAACAAACTCATTGTACTTTTTACAAATGCACACAAAGATAGACAATGCAAAGGAGATTTACTGCAAAAAATTGGACTACTTGAATCAGAATATGATTACAAACTAGTACGGGGATTTTTTGCATTGTTGGAGAGACGCTCTGTTTTTGGAAGATTGAATTCCTCTTCTATTGCGACTCCGATGTTTATAAGACAGAAATTGTTTGAGGAATCCTCAAAACAAGGTTTAGCTTTGTCTGATTCACAAAGACAAGACATCATCCAACAAATTGCAAATCAGATGCATATTTCACCAGATGATGTTGAAACCATAATGTGGAGTGACAAAGATGAGAATCTTGTGTTAACACAATTTGATATCATTAGCCCCAAAGATCTGATTTTGTGGTATAACCTTTCATTATTTCAAACACTGCTTTTCAAATGTACTCGATTAGAATTTTATGTAAAAGGTGGACTTTATTGGAAACAAGTTTTACGCAACGTCAAAAGATATGGCTTGATGTATAATTTAGAATATGATTCAGAAGATGGCAACGATGTTGATTCCATAAAATGTGTCTTGGAAGGGCCACTTAGCCTCTTTAAAATGACTGACAGATACGGCATATCAATGGCCAAATTGTTGCCATCAATTGTAGGCACGCCAACTTGGAAAATTAATGGCTCCATTGTAAAAAGGACAGATGATGGCCAAAAAATTTACTCATTTGAATTATCAAATGACAATACCAAAGAGTTTCTCCGTTCAACAATAGACACAGCATATCAAAATAATGATGATGCGCGAAATGATGACTATGTTTATGACAGTTCAACAGAAGCAGCATTTGCAAAGAGATTTCATCAACACTTTGATCAACATGACAAGTTTGGATGGAAAATCTCTAGAGAACCAGACCCTTTAATTGCAGATGGCAAAGCCATGATCCCTGATTTTTTATTTGAAAGGTTTGGACGAAAAGTATATTTGGAAATTGTAGGTTTTTGGACAAAAGAGTATCTTGAAAGAAAAGCAGCCAAGCTTCAAGTCATATTTGACGACAACCACAAGAAAAATACAAACAACAAAAACATTGACTTGTTGGTTGCGGTAAATTCTGAATTAGCATGCTCTCAAATAGAGACAATTTCCAAAGATCGAGTTTTTACTTTTAAAAAAGACGTTTCAATAAAACCAATCTTAGAACATTTAAAGAAAATTGATGCTGAAATCACAAGAGAAAAAATTGATGACACTCAAATCAAATTAGATGTAAATAATTTGGACCTGATCTCCATAACCAAAATTGCTCAGGAATATGCCATTCCGGAAACCGCAGCATTAAAGATTATCCATACTGATTTTCCTGATGTGTATGTTGAAATTGGTTCGTATCTGATTTCAAAAGAAAAAACGAATATTGTCAACATCTCTCTTGACGGTATCTCTAAATTTGTTCAGGCATGTACGGTTATGAAATCACATAACATCCCTGATTCATGTCATGCTGATTTGTTATCTAAATTAGGATATGATGTAGTCTGGGTTGATTTGGATCCTAATAATGCAACAATAATTAAAAAATAA
- a CDS encoding winged helix-turn-helix domain-containing protein, with amino-acid sequence MVNISTTTQTSMDIFRAIMDHGPLTLYSANSKTGIPIGTIHRHFKQLSKTGRIRVYESKRKGRKKIEYGPTIYGIINVYKLDSEFARKIENYFLIWIENKEFQKDLESEGFDITFENLKKSKHVFRKYMEYFSAVEDQIEKIKRGEDSISRDIQILFGSMMLSPDPHYQKLWAELYRDLPGTQKTLDELMETMIKSYKEFKRNFKR; translated from the coding sequence ATGGTGAATATATCCACTACTACCCAGACGTCAATGGATATATTCAGGGCGATAATGGATCATGGTCCGCTTACACTATACTCTGCAAACAGCAAAACAGGAATACCAATAGGTACCATTCACAGGCACTTTAAGCAACTAAGCAAGACAGGCAGGATTCGAGTTTATGAGTCAAAAAGAAAAGGCAGGAAAAAAATAGAATACGGTCCTACAATTTATGGAATAATCAATGTCTATAAACTAGATTCAGAGTTTGCCCGAAAAATTGAAAACTATTTTCTAATATGGATAGAAAACAAAGAATTTCAAAAAGATCTTGAATCTGAAGGATTTGATATAACATTTGAGAATCTAAAAAAATCAAAACATGTGTTTAGAAAATACATGGAATATTTTAGTGCAGTTGAAGATCAGATAGAGAAAATAAAAAGAGGTGAGGATTCGATATCTCGTGACATTCAGATCTTGTTTGGCTCGATGATGTTGTCCCCAGATCCTCACTATCAAAAACTTTGGGCAGAATTATATCGTGATCTTCCAGGAACACAGAAAACCCTTGATGAACTCATGGAAACCATGATAAAATCATACAAAGAGTTTAAGAGAAATTTTAAAAGATAA
- a CDS encoding ParB/RepB/Spo0J family partition protein: MARYKPTISYRLKEIPIKQIKIWKEAQARKLDREGISELAKSIKTEGLLNPPLVQKQDKNTYLLMSGQRRLAAMKRLGAKKIPVHLLSKKTEYDLENAKAASVVENIHRNDMNHKEIAEACKFLTEQVGKSAAAKSMGMSLSTLNKYLGFAGVPDKLKLLVPSLVSRDEITRLYFIVPNVAKAEKIVQRISSLESALRKKYLIALSQSPKSSHLKLLKRAKSLRIKQNISFKLSKTNAKKLASESNKKEILPDELASKIISDYLKRKKRK, encoded by the coding sequence ATGGCAAGATACAAACCGACTATTTCATACAGATTAAAAGAAATTCCAATCAAACAAATCAAAATATGGAAAGAGGCGCAGGCAAGAAAATTAGACAGAGAGGGAATTTCAGAGCTTGCAAAGTCAATCAAGACTGAAGGGTTGTTAAATCCACCACTCGTACAAAAACAAGATAAAAACACGTACTTGCTGATGTCAGGTCAGAGAAGATTGGCAGCCATGAAAAGATTGGGTGCAAAAAAGATCCCTGTTCATCTGCTTAGTAAAAAAACAGAGTATGATCTTGAAAATGCAAAGGCTGCATCAGTAGTTGAAAACATACATCGAAACGACATGAATCATAAAGAGATTGCAGAAGCATGCAAGTTTTTGACAGAACAGGTGGGAAAATCAGCTGCTGCAAAATCAATGGGCATGTCACTATCAACATTAAACAAATATCTTGGATTTGCAGGGGTTCCTGACAAACTGAAATTATTGGTTCCCTCATTAGTTTCAAGAGATGAAATTACAAGATTGTATTTCATTGTGCCAAATGTAGCAAAAGCAGAAAAGATAGTTCAAAGAATATCTAGTTTGGAATCAGCTTTGCGAAAAAAATATCTTATCGCACTATCACAATCTCCAAAATCATCACACCTGAAACTTTTGAAGCGTGCAAAATCTCTACGTATCAAACAAAATATCTCATTTAAATTATCTAAAACAAATGCCAAAAAATTAGCAAGTGAGTCAAACAAGAAAGAGATTCTACCTGATGAATTGGCAAGTAAGATAATATCAGACTATCTAAAACGCAAAAAAAGAAAATAG
- a CDS encoding nucleotidyltransferase domain-containing protein, whose product MKLYVDITSLGRVYEYNFTPTVWFYMPILNKNLKQFMEEMVSQLVKEYPNEIVSFVLFGSATTGEWIRGKSDIDCIVIIRNKKLCKEIENYLNKLLLLLDVKYDLKLSETCTSYKKTDNLALDLIFKTENKMMFGQPFYVVAQDQLDLKGFKIRKDLKMEIGTRTIASLGLFLQRIKNTGIILYGKDIRKEIPKSVPTIEKVKASFNAMLLLMMSFIIFPYSPKSAFSHAVKANFWACDDVLFALDKPLSTTKQEIQEICSIFGKSEIDSDHLMLSLEYKKTKDDMKMKKIFVLQYMLKSTKFVYGLYAITLRKLFTL is encoded by the coding sequence TTGAAACTGTATGTTGATATCACAAGTCTTGGAAGAGTTTATGAATACAATTTTACCCCTACAGTGTGGTTTTACATGCCAATTTTAAACAAAAATCTAAAACAATTCATGGAAGAAATGGTCTCCCAACTAGTAAAAGAATATCCTAATGAAATTGTATCCTTTGTACTGTTTGGCTCTGCAACAACTGGTGAGTGGATACGTGGAAAATCAGACATTGATTGCATTGTTATAATCAGAAACAAAAAACTCTGCAAGGAAATTGAAAACTATCTGAACAAGCTTTTACTCTTACTTGATGTCAAATATGACCTAAAACTGTCTGAGACATGCACATCATACAAAAAGACTGACAATCTTGCACTGGATCTCATCTTTAAGACTGAAAACAAGATGATGTTCGGACAGCCGTTTTATGTGGTGGCTCAAGACCAACTGGATCTAAAAGGATTTAAGATAAGAAAAGACCTCAAAATGGAAATTGGAACAAGAACCATAGCATCACTTGGATTGTTCCTACAGCGAATAAAAAATACTGGGATCATACTGTATGGAAAAGACATTAGAAAAGAAATTCCAAAATCGGTTCCGACAATTGAAAAGGTAAAGGCATCATTTAATGCAATGCTGCTTTTGATGATGAGTTTTATTATATTTCCATACAGTCCAAAGTCTGCATTTTCTCATGCAGTAAAAGCAAATTTCTGGGCTTGCGATGACGTACTTTTTGCATTGGACAAACCATTATCTACAACAAAACAAGAGATACAAGAAATTTGTTCCATCTTTGGCAAGTCTGAAATTGATTCTGATCATTTGATGTTGTCATTGGAATATAAAAAAACCAAAGATGACATGAAAATGAAAAAAATATTTGTTCTACAGTACATGCTAAAGAGCACAAAATTTGTTTACGGGTTATATGCAATTACCTTGAGAAAATTATTCACGCTATGA
- a CDS encoding A24 family peptidase: MFESLEISTLRILFSVFMLAVASIIDIKNREVPDMLWIVFGVVAVVMIFFEDDMIESLTLIAFSMILAPFVLLIWRFGFFGGADALSLIVLAGLAPLATLDTNVVTPFTTFSNAVLFMTLLVPINLVRNVFAMLSHENIFYGFKESKFRKMIAMFFGFRSKNPKFSFSIERMEGSHKKFDFSLHHADTEPFCNSPKTWVTPGVPLILFITVGFVIQILFGDIILAIFGF; encoded by the coding sequence GTGTTTGAGAGTTTAGAAATTTCAACTTTACGAATTCTCTTTTCTGTGTTCATGCTTGCTGTGGCATCCATTATTGACATAAAAAATAGAGAGGTTCCAGATATGCTCTGGATTGTATTTGGTGTAGTTGCAGTTGTTATGATTTTTTTTGAAGACGACATGATTGAAAGTTTAACGCTAATTGCATTTTCGATGATTCTAGCTCCGTTTGTTTTGTTGATATGGCGATTTGGCTTTTTTGGAGGTGCCGATGCTCTCTCCTTAATTGTGCTGGCTGGACTTGCCCCTCTTGCTACATTGGACACCAATGTTGTTACTCCTTTTACAACCTTTTCAAATGCAGTACTTTTTATGACTTTGTTGGTACCAATAAATCTAGTAAGAAATGTTTTTGCAATGCTTAGTCATGAAAATATTTTTTACGGTTTTAAGGAATCCAAATTCAGAAAGATGATTGCAATGTTTTTTGGATTTAGATCAAAAAACCCAAAATTTAGCTTCTCAATTGAGAGAATGGAAGGAAGTCACAAAAAATTTGATTTCTCACTTCATCATGCAGATACAGAACCATTTTGCAATTCGCCTAAAACATGGGTTACTCCAGGGGTGCCATTAATTTTGTTCATAACTGTTGGATTTGTAATTCAAATTCTTTTTGGCGATATTATTTTAGCAATTTTTGGCTTTTAG
- a CDS encoding thermonuclease family protein, whose product MKKRTTSKFLEYMCCLDNMKNGYKVSIIGVIPIVFVTGIFGLNVGSSLEINDGVSQNQITATESERNEIILEKDIVSHDVNLSCTGNEQCLTGMITRIVDGDTIYLDEDHEIRLSLTNTPERHEMGFYNASQFTAVLCPVGTKATVDQDDKQPYDVYGRMLGKVTCGNKVLNSELLYAGHANILTRYCSTSEFSNEIWAEEFGC is encoded by the coding sequence TTGAAAAAAAGAACAACAAGTAAATTCTTAGAATACATGTGTTGTTTAGATAATATGAAAAATGGATACAAAGTTTCAATAATTGGCGTAATCCCAATCGTATTTGTAACTGGAATATTTGGTCTAAATGTAGGCTCGTCTTTAGAAATTAATGATGGTGTATCCCAAAATCAGATTACTGCAACAGAATCTGAAAGAAATGAAATTATTTTAGAAAAAGATATTGTCTCACATGATGTAAATCTGTCATGTACAGGAAATGAACAATGTCTTACGGGAATGATCACAAGAATTGTAGATGGTGATACCATATATCTTGATGAAGATCATGAAATCCGACTTTCTCTTACAAATACTCCTGAAAGACACGAGATGGGATTCTATAATGCAAGTCAATTTACCGCAGTTCTGTGTCCTGTTGGTACCAAAGCTACAGTGGATCAAGACGACAAACAACCATATGACGTGTATGGAAGAATGCTTGGAAAAGTAACATGTGGAAACAAAGTCCTCAACTCTGAACTTCTCTATGCCGGTCATGCAAATATTTTGACTCGTTATTGTTCTACAAGCGAATTTTCAAATGAGATATGGGCAGAGGAATTTGGCTGTTGA
- a CDS encoding DEAD/DEAH box helicase, with protein MSSTSSPNPKLFFDKGTIRIEGSELIQIPGTKYDDRTKILRSYALNYSEIIEYLKKSDLDFVDHVSDFIPSPVFQMRDLELRDYQQQAIQNWENSSMRGCVVLPTGAGKTAIGIKAIQKVNASTLVVVPTIDLMEQWSNSISKYLTTNNQNQQNISVGKLGGGKDDLQAVTVATYDSAYLRASSIGNQFKLIIFDEVHHLPAPGYRSIAEQFIAPYRLGLTATIEREDELHELIPYLTGGIVFRLGSQELSHQKHLAEYTVDRIQVNLTTEEQKEYETNHTKFLTNLRQLGFQVPSMYNLKRLIMMSNKNKIAREAMLARNKANEIALNSKAKISELQKILQQNKNTKTIIFTQNNKMVYDLSNQFLIPHITYKTIKEERRDVLEGFKSGRYNAVVTSRVLDEGVDVPDAELGIIMSGTGSGRELIQRLGRILRPKQDGRKARLVELVSKHTRETNTSAKRITALKKNSSMNVDSSSYGS; from the coding sequence TTGTCATCTACATCATCCCCAAATCCTAAACTGTTCTTTGATAAGGGTACTATTCGTATTGAAGGAAGCGAACTGATACAAATTCCAGGCACAAAATATGATGATAGAACTAAGATTCTAAGATCCTATGCCCTTAACTATTCAGAAATTATCGAGTATTTGAAAAAAAGCGATTTGGATTTTGTTGATCATGTATCTGATTTCATACCCTCTCCTGTATTTCAAATGAGGGATTTGGAGTTACGAGATTATCAACAACAGGCCATACAAAATTGGGAAAATTCATCGATGAGGGGATGCGTTGTCTTACCTACAGGTGCAGGAAAAACTGCCATAGGAATTAAGGCAATACAAAAAGTAAACGCATCTACGCTTGTTGTAGTTCCGACAATTGATTTAATGGAACAATGGTCAAATAGTATTTCCAAATATCTTACAACCAATAACCAAAATCAACAAAATATCTCTGTTGGTAAATTAGGTGGTGGAAAAGATGACCTCCAAGCAGTTACCGTGGCAACGTATGATTCTGCCTATCTTAGAGCATCCTCCATAGGAAATCAGTTCAAATTGATCATCTTTGATGAGGTGCATCACCTTCCTGCACCTGGATATCGTTCTATTGCAGAACAGTTCATTGCACCATATAGATTAGGTTTGACTGCAACAATAGAAAGAGAAGATGAATTACATGAGTTAATTCCGTATCTTACTGGTGGGATTGTGTTTCGTCTTGGTTCGCAAGAACTATCACATCAAAAACATCTTGCAGAATATACTGTTGATAGAATACAAGTCAATCTTACTACAGAAGAACAAAAAGAATATGAAACTAACCATACAAAATTCTTAACAAATCTTAGACAATTGGGATTCCAAGTACCATCAATGTATAATCTTAAGCGATTAATCATGATGTCAAACAAAAACAAAATTGCGAGGGAGGCAATGCTTGCAAGAAACAAAGCAAATGAGATTGCACTAAACAGTAAAGCAAAGATAAGCGAATTACAAAAAATTTTACAACAAAATAAAAACACAAAGACGATAATTTTTACACAGAACAACAAGATGGTCTATGATCTCTCAAACCAATTCTTGATTCCCCATATCACTTACAAGACAATTAAAGAAGAAAGACGAGACGTTTTAGAGGGATTCAAATCTGGCAGGTATAATGCAGTTGTAACCTCTAGAGTATTAGATGAAGGAGTAGACGTTCCTGATGCAGAATTAGGCATAATTATGAGCGGTACGGGTAGCGGACGAGAGCTGATACAAAGATTAGGAAGAATTCTGAGACCAAAACAGGATGGCAGAAAGGCAAGACTGGTCGAATTGGTTTCAAAACATACGCGAGAGACAAACACCAGTGCAAAAAGAATAACTGCACTGAAAAAAAATTCTTCTATGAATGTAGATTCATCATCATATGGGAGTTGA